GAGTTCGAATTCACTATTCAGGTCTAATTTCCCCAGTTCGGAACGCAAAAACTCAGCATCAACACCAAGGTCGATCATGGCTGCCAGATTCATATCGCCGCTGATTCCGGCAAAACAGTCATAATATAATATTTTCATTTTGTTATCCGATAATCGTAGCCCATGTCCTCTCCGCTTTTATATAGAAAAATCCGGTAACATACCGTCTCGCCGGATTGCAGAAATTATAACGCTGAAAAGGACAAAAAAATTATAGGCTGACGGAGGAAGATACTCTTGCTGTGCCCCCCGTCAGCCCAGTATATTCAACTATTATTTTTACATAACGCTACGCATTTTCAAGTTCAGTGACGACCCTTTTAAGGACCTCTGGAATATTAATCTGCTGCGGACATTTTTCCAAACATTCCCCGCACTCTATACACTGAGACGCAAACCCTGCTTCACGCTGGAGAACTGTACCCGCGGCAAACGATTTATAAAAATGTTTAACGCCTTCCAAGCCTCCGAACATGTGCAACTTATTGAATAAATCAAAGCAGGTAGGAATCTGGACTGCTGCAGGACATGGCATACAGTATCCACACCCCGTGCAACCGACCTGCATAAGTTCCCGATACTTCGTGCTTACCCGGTCAACCAGAGCACACTCTTCTGCCGTAAGGGAATCTGCATGCGCTTCACAGGCAATAGCCATGTTCTGCTTCACATGGGACTCAATGTTCATTCCTGAAAGCACCACTGTGACTTCCGGATGATTCCAAACCCAGCGCAGTGCCCATTCAACAGGAGCACGTTTGGTCTGCGCTTCGTCCCAAATTTCCGCGACAGCCGGAGGCGCAGTAGGAAGACCGAGATTACCACCGCGCAGAGGTTCCATAATAACCACACCCAGATCCTTGGATGCAGCATATTCCAGCCCCTTGGTTCCTGCCTGAAACTCCTGATCGAGGTAGTTGTACTGAATCTGGCAAAACACCCAAGGGTAACTGTCCACAATACCGTTGAAATCCTCTGACAGGCCATGGAAGGAAAAACCGGGATTCACGATGCGTCCGTCACGTTGAGCCTGATCAAGAAATTCCTTCACGCCGAGAGCTTCGATCTTATCCCAGGATGGGCCGCTCAGAGCATGGATCAGATAATAGTCAATATGATCCGTGCCGAGCTTTTCCAACTGAGCATTAAGGAAATTGTCCATATCCTCACGGCTGTTAACCATCCAAGTCGGGAGTTTGGTGGCAATTTTTACTTTTTCACGATAGCCGTCACGCAAAGCTTTGCCAAGCAACGGCTCACTTTCTCCGTTGTGGTACGGCCATGCGGTATCCACATAGTTAACACCATTATCAATAGCTTCGCGGATCTGTGCAATGGCTCGTTTTTCGTCAATTTTTCCATCAACCATCGGCAGGCGCATACAGCCGAATCCCAGTGCGGAAAGTTGATCGCCATTCTTGGGCATTGTTCTGTAAAGCATATTTTATCTCCTAACTAGTAGTAATTGCAGAGTATGATATAGAAATGAGGCGAAAGTACGACATACGCCAATAAGGGACATCTATTATGTATCAAGTAACACCAGATTATAATTCAACCTGCCGACATCCTGCTTACATTTCTGGCTGTAATTATTGCCACACTTTTAATACGGTTGGAACAGACGATCCTCTGTGCTTTTTACCTGATCCTTCAATCCAACAAATAGCCTTAAAAATACCATCAATATTAAAGAAGAAAAAACACAAACAGCCACTATCCCATAAAAGAACAGTAGCTGACAATCGCTGATATTTGTATTTTCTATTTTTGCCCAATACAATAAAAAACGACATGGAGATAAACAGCAACACTATCCATGTCATGTCTTAAATGCACCCTAACAGAACTGAGCCTACAAAAATAGATGCACTAAAGCACTGTTGTATT
This sequence is a window from Halodesulfovibrio aestuarii DSM 17919 = ATCC 29578. Protein-coding genes within it:
- a CDS encoding aldo/keto reductase; its protein translation is MLYRTMPKNGDQLSALGFGCMRLPMVDGKIDEKRAIAQIREAIDNGVNYVDTAWPYHNGESEPLLGKALRDGYREKVKIATKLPTWMVNSREDMDNFLNAQLEKLGTDHIDYYLIHALSGPSWDKIEALGVKEFLDQAQRDGRIVNPGFSFHGLSEDFNGIVDSYPWVFCQIQYNYLDQEFQAGTKGLEYAASKDLGVVIMEPLRGGNLGLPTAPPAVAEIWDEAQTKRAPVEWALRWVWNHPEVTVVLSGMNIESHVKQNMAIACEAHADSLTAEECALVDRVSTKYRELMQVGCTGCGYCMPCPAAVQIPTCFDLFNKLHMFGGLEGVKHFYKSFAAGTVLQREAGFASQCIECGECLEKCPQQINIPEVLKRVVTELENA